From the genome of Palaemon carinicauda isolate YSFRI2023 chromosome 36, ASM3689809v2, whole genome shotgun sequence:
ATTTTAGATTTTAAGTATTGTGTGACTGGGAATTTTCCTAGAATTTGCCAAAATGCTGTACAGGGCAGTATTTATTTATTACTGCATGGGAATACCATCACTATTTTTGTGCAGAGATTttaatttaaaataacaaaaaacagATACTttagtgtattattgagcctttAAAAATTAGTAAATGGTCTGTCATTTTATTTTCAATGCAGATTAGTTTTTTTTCTATTGGCTGATACTGAAGTCGGTAAGTTTGTACCACCTGACATGGAACATGAATCCTGGTCAAACTTATTTAGACTATTTTCCCATCAGAGTTGATTACAAGGTATCGTCTTAATACAGTATGAAGGCACAATAAAGATAAATTTGCTGTACAGAACATTAAAGATCCATAGTAATATCAGTAACTTGTATTATTGAGAAAATCTAATAATAAGGAATTTTAAAAACCAGGGGGATTTGTTCCTTGATTTACATTGACTTACattacagctgtgaccagattgcagAATGATtatcctaatctggcagttgaatcgataGAGCTTCCATCGAATGCTTCtatgttgaataagctgacatacttctcatagtttatatgacagatctattttaactatTACTGATCTTagggtattttatattaattatccatttcttctcgtgtagtttatttactttcttcactggcctatttttccgtgttggagcccttgggcttatagcatcctcctttttcaactagggttgtagcttagcaagtaataattaataatttgcATTATTTGATATTTGAAAATGTTTTCACCAAATAGAAAAATTTACGAGTATGAAATGCTCTTACATTagaaaaagtataaaaagtatAAGGTAAAAAGTTATCCAAGTATAACAAAGATTCACTTAATCACATGAAGAGAGGCATCTTTAAGAAAAATAACTAATGACATTCATCATTATATTAAAAATCAGCCAATGGACCAAGCCACTACACAATATAACTTAAATATTTACATGAAGTTCAAAAAGTTAATTTGGAAGTGTACTATAACACGCCTGCAACTGCCTTAATCTTATTCTccaaatattgtatattttttatggtttttcCTCTCATGTTATACTCAAAGTACGGAACCTGAACAATCTTGTACCCGATCTTTTCCATCAACTGTACAGCCAGTTGGTTGACTCCTGTCAGTTCTTGTGACCCGATGGTGTAATCTTTGTAATCCCACACGAACATTGTCATTTTTGTTGCTCCTTCGGGGAGGGGCTTCACGCTCTTCTTCTCCCCGAAGTTATCGCTGTAATCTTGAATCGGAATTGGTTTTCCCTTCTGGTCCACGGCTAATTCGCAATCAACAAAAACGCCCAGGGGTGTCTGTATGTTCTCCTGGATGTACTTCGGAGGTGGCAGGAAATTGTGCAGCATTGACTGGACGTGCTTAGAGAGGAGTAGCTCGTTTCTGCTCTGGGTGATTATCACGTCCTTGAAATCGGCTGTCTCTAAATATGGGCCATCATATGACGGCATTAAGAACCTTGCGACAGCATTTATGTTGAGTAGCTTCAACTTGATGCCCATGCGCAGATGTTGCGCTACGCTCCGGGTCTTGGATACGAAGGATGGGTGTAAGACAGAGGAAACGTGGTCATTAGTGGCTCTTCCTAGAAGGGCCAATGACCAAACTACATCTAACCATACAGTCTCTCTAGCAATGGATGAGTTGTCGAGCTTAGATACAATTTTCGGGAAGAGGCTTTCAACATTTGTCGGGGTGTATGCCACGCATGCCAGGGTTAGCACCAGAGACACCAAATCGTTAATCCGACAGGCGTCCGCGTTATTTTCAACCCACTCTGAAATAACTTCTAATAAACTTTGCTGTCGCCACCTCATTTGGCCCATGCAGAATAAAATAGCTCCTATTATAGGAGGCCTTGTTATAGATGAAACTTGAGGTACTAAGTCCTTCCCAATCTTCTCCAAAAGTACTTGGTCTGGGAAGCTTAAAGAATGCATAGCGAACAAGATGTTTGAAAGTTGCTTGGGAGGCAACTTATCTTCTTGCTTGGCCATGTGGAATGCTAGAGCTCTTAGGACAGGGGTGGCACGCCTCTTGACAGTCCCTAACGCACAAAATATTCCACACAACTCCGCATAACTCATTTCCTCTGCCAGTTCGATGGTGCGGTCATCCAGTCGACCCAAGAAATCCATAGAAAAGGATTCATGGAGCGAGTATATCGACTGGATTTCTCTGGATCCCTTGATTTCAACCCATCTTCTCTGAACTGTGTCGACAGTCTCTTTGAACACCTGCAAGAACAAGTTGATTAGGTTACTTGATGTGTCCTGGGAAGACCTCAAAGTAGTAATACTAAATTTCCTGTTGAAATAACAAATATGAGAGATGACCAAGAAAGAGAATTTCAGGCCAGTTCAATgattatatataagattaaattgcCAGGTTAAATTACgtgaaaaaatgtaattttaatgagTGCATAATATcttttatcatcttcatcatcttcggAGCAAAGAACTACCGGGCCATATTATTTGAGAAACATAAGTTAAGTAATTTTTCAATTCCCAAGAGAGCCAAGATAAATACCTGTGCATACTAGAAAGCTCAAACAAACAAAACAGTAgccattatcaaatatttttttcagcaTCCCTGGCTTTACCAGCTTTATATAATTCTTATCTTCTCTCAATCCTCTGGCATGCATATGGCCTCAATGAATTCCTGCtatatgtctctttcctgtgccatctttcttgagctcaacccaattctcagatccaacctcccttcaCACTGTCATCAGcgacgtttctcttggtctaccacgtcctctcctgcccaatggcttccattcaggtacatcctggactaactaactcatcttcccttcttaaaatatgcccccatctatctccatcttgataatcaaactatatcgttcacattgggTACCCCTGCCACCTCATGAAATGCTACATTTGATATATGCTGCTGgcatttgattcccaaaatccttctcaataCTGTACTTTATTCTCAAAGGCATAAAATATTGCATGTTTTTACAGTGCTGTACCATGACTGGTGCCCATAAGTTAATATAGATCTTATATgggaaatgtatttttttattttgctgtgaACTGTATTTGATTTTACCTCCAAACCGTTTTTAGCATTCCCATTGCTTGTTCTGACTTAcctattctctccttgaattctgtaactagtgatccattaCTAAaaatgatggttcctaaatatttgaaagaatttGGGTTGGGTAATATTAATCCTCTGATAAGGCGGTTCATCTAATTACCACTCTGAATCTGCATGATctcagtctttctctggttgatcaccaaGCCAACCTTTCTCTGCTCCAGTACCCACCTATTaatcatttcctgcatttcagCCACTGTAAaggcaattagaactatatcatctatGTATTCAAGATCACATCATCTCTGGTCCCCTTTCCATTGAATGCCATTACATTTCTTGCATTACCTTGTACATAACATAATAAAAAAGTTCTACGGTACCTAAATTCCCACTTTATCCTTGGTGTTCATCTCAATCTTCAGGTCAATTCAGCTTGGCCAGGCCAAGCATGAGGACGTTTGGCCTTGGATCCCAACATAAAACCATATCAAACAGTTGAACTAAACACTATTCTGGTAAAATTTCAAGACCTTGCGTTTAGTCTCTCTAATGGCTTTCAGTTTACATTTTAACCATCAATAATCTCAAACTTCCAGAGATCTGTTAACATAATTCTTCGATTATTTGACTTTGTCTGAAAAAATGCTACCAGTGCTTAGTAAGTACTTTAGATATTCAGGAAAAATCTGTAGAGAAATTAACCTTTTTATCAGTTTCATTCATTTCTCAAGCTTCTGTGGaacttactgtacagtatttattttattGATCATACACCTTAAAGGAATTACTTGCTGTTTTCATATGAATCTGAGAAAAGCTGGGTCCTGTTGACAAACTTTATTCATGGCTAATCACTAATCTTAGATCAAGGGGCTAAAAACAGAATATTAATGATAAACTTTCTCAtctctatactcacctgatgttcatattgctgcttctccAGAAGCTAGGTTTAATCAATATTTACCCATAAaattctaaaaactaaaaaaatctttccattttctttcaatTCACTGAATACTTGACCTTAACAAAGGAATAGAACCTTCTTGTGGTAAGTATTAAGAAGCCCAGGTCTTCCGTGTCGGACAATCTTTGTCTCAGTTTCAAAGTCAATATTATCCCTCTTGATGCCATGAGTCAGTAGGGAGGAGGGTGGGCATCTTATGGAAATCAGATGAGaatatagtcatcatcatctcctatgcctattgacgcaaagggcctcggttagatttcgcccgtcgtctaaATCTTAAGATTTTAATTCAATCCTTTTCCAATAACCATCTctttcacccttcatagtcctacTATCTCTctaattatgaaaatattgatgTAAATGTCAACTACGCATAAGACTCTTTCCCTCCTTCTGCATAAGACTCTCCTCACTCCTTCTGGGGCTGTCCTGAACCCGAAACATAAGAACTTGAATTGAGAAACCTTTCATTCGTTGACAAAGTAAAGGTATTTCCCTCTACTTAGATGGATCAAAATGTAAAACTATGCACCTGAATGGTATATCAAGAACATCCAAACGTTTTGTTTGATCACTCCTAAAACTGTTAAGGCTGTATCCATTGAGAACCTTGTAAGCACTGTGAATTTGTTGAGTGCCGAGACATCTAGATCTGGTCTACAACCTCCTAAGCTTTTGGGAACTATGAATAACCTATTATAGAACCTTGGGAAAAGGTTTATCATCTCTTCTATCAAATTCATCTCTAGAAGTTTCACCATTTCTAGTTGCAGTAACTGAGCTTTTGCTGTATTGTATTGGTATGGTAACTTGGATAGAAAAATTATTTAGCTAAATGTATGTTGAAAGTTAGTGTGATTCAGTAGCCTTCTTTGACCACAGTCCATACCCATGGGTCAAACTGTACTCTTTCAATAAGGGGGAAAAAGAAGGACAGTCGTCCCCTACTGGACTTCAGTGTTGAGGACCATCATACTCTTCTACGATAAAGTTTTTGAGTTCAGTTGGCAATCCTTCTAAAACATCTACTGTAAGGGAATTCTTTTGTGTTATCTCTTGAAAGAAATTGCCTCCTTGCTAGTACGTCTTAAATTTGAGAAATCTGACCTGTAATTGGAAGGATGAGTACTCTTAGAAACTGACCACAGACCATTGGTTTGACTTCTGTTCTTTGGGGAGTTAGGCTAGGTTTGGCAATTGGACATAAAGGACCATAATGATCATTAATAAGGAGGGAATCACTGGACTAATAAATTTAACAAAGGGAGCATTTGATGTCAagagacacctcaggattatgtatgtaatcgacggataggtttgcgttaagcaaatgggtgttaaaagactaatacacacacaaacatagccATTCCAACATCTTCTAAATACATAACTGACACCTCACATGTCTCGAACTATCGACCTCACTATGCCATGAACCCTCGCTGCCTGGAGGAAGGgcaatggtggctggtacaacacacacacatacactaccgAGGTCTAGGCaacgtcaggcagggcagccggtcgggacaacgatctaccccaaaagccaaagcaaagtccttcaaaaagaaggcaaccgtgatctcatacgaatgggaaaaaaggatgttaatcgaagaagaagaagcctgTAAAACTCATCACTACCGAAAGATGGCTAAACGTTTTTCCAGATGTGGAAGCGTGTCATTATTATTGTCAACCAtgctataatcaactagcctagtttTCCCAGGTTTCTTCCCTGAATTAACAACAAGTTTCctttataagtagtaggttggcttaGACAACAACTAtccatcgagatactaccactagaaaattattgggtcgtttgactagCAAGATGGTAGAGTACGCTGGATCCTTCTCTAGCTACAGCACattctcctttgcctacatatacaccgaatgatctggcctattatttccacattctcatctatcctcataaacccgacaacactaagattagccttgccacagtcaactgaagggaaggctcggaggaggtggcaacagaaactggcgtccccaggtggtcacccatccaagtaccgaccagaaccgacgttgcttaacctcgctggacggacgagaagcggggtttccaacgtggtaaggccgttgactcaatatcatggccagatactccagatgttgaggcagaagagagaaggctcctagcaaaataccatgaacccacgctcatggtaagcatccggaagcttgtcccggcgctgaagacggtcgaacccgagcctaccggagttgaccagcactccaaaaagcgaaggagacggaagcctgcacctgagcggccatgaggaaagcagggagagttctctggggaaaaaaacctgcgatgccacggcgggatcgccacactgcatcataagcaggaatacctgcagtctaggctgaattccacgagctccctggaagatggatggaatgggaactgaaagtacccgttcttccgatccagggtttaaggagtccggtcgcctcgttaccagtctgatcaattctgctgttctacgctggacgaagtttgttcgacaaacttgatcagggctgagaggttgactacggaactcccgactcggatacttccttacaagaaaggatcgactgaagaagccgggggtgaagccgtcgatgatcctatggaggaccttctcctaaggtatggatcattctgcccaaacgggcaactcttgccgaccctatggcataaaggttcagagacactgaattcgctgacagagacggcaggcgcgatatccttggctgatcacagagatcgtgcggaaatgggcatcgggaagctgtcatccggataagaaaccttaagcatcctcccagcgagaaacctgcaaggggggggtgccaatcctagagttcgtgaactctgccgctccctttaggactatgccccccccccccccccccccccgggagcctcccgtgccatctgttcctgacaggaggaaactgcaattggacaccttgtctcagttgtcgtagccgataacttaggccgacgtggttgaaagaaaaaggcactggagccctgcagagtctggaagaaagcgccttggaggagtgaaaacggaagtcgatttcttccgcacagccgctgtctaagtctctgtccttgggcacaaacaaactctccacaaggatggaagggtgtctgaggttgtcgacatccacggatgagacacccgaaaggaagccctcggtcagcgcgtccagatggtccaacatcgagcttgcccgcaagttagataacgacgaaacgccaaggtgcctgagcctgagaggaggaaagtacccataatcttcctgtagcttccttgaaccaaacctcgggccgtaaccaaggagggaaaggacctggtaagcacCCTACACGatgtggagaagaggaaggggtaagcagtcacaccttggccgatggagaaatctcgaacggaaagccctcCGCCAAAAATcgttccagggaatgacggggaagggctaacccaggtccagggaagggctaacccaggtccagggaatgacggggaagggctaacccaggtccagggaatgacggggaagggctaacccaggtccagggaatgacggggaagggctaacccaggtccagggaatgacggggaagggctaacccaggtccagggaatgacggggaagggctaacccaggttctggaaagaggagtgttgctcagacctccctgaagattcttcctattcttgcaagtgccatgctctacgtttacggggtgaggccgtgttctggaaatacgctccagaagaactcgccatggctggccatgctgcgaaaaccccaatgggaatcatggtcgcaattgccctggagctcgcgcgatggtaaatcaatgatttgcgcgtgggcgaacgtggaagcgcccatgcgcggtcacgcaggaacgcaaacgaaggtgagcgaaggggcacagaaggagggcgagcgtggtaggaagggtgagagctggtggtcggcgagcgataacccatagacgagcaatggatactgcaagaattaagccgacgttcgtgcaaAGAACACTGTAGATTcgtgcgatggaacaccgtcggttcgtgcgacggaacaccgtcggttcgcgcaacggaacaccgtcggttcgcgcgacggaacaccgtcggttcgcgcgacggaacaccgtaggttcgcgcgacggaacaccataggttcgcgcgacggaacaccgtcgattcccgcgacggaacaccgtcgaatcgcgcgacggaacaccgtccgtccgcgcggcggAAACCAtccgttcgcgcgatggaataccgttagCTCGAgcacgggcgaacattggagagcatgtgcgcggacgcgcaggcgaatgatcgcgcaggcgagcggtcacgcgggcgcgcaggcgagaggacgcgagggtgggcaggtgaatgagagcatgtccgaggcggcgaacgcaagcgttggcgcgatggcgaggaaacgcgctgctgcgtgggtgaggaagaccgctggcgatgtggatcaacaggcgatcggtggtgagctgacGTGTCGGCAAGCGACGGtacgttggcgagcggtggtgcgttaacaacacgctagcgagcagatgaagaatcgcgcgggtgcgtaggcggttgccaacgagagagagagtagtgatggttagcgcgcatcgcgctaacagatggcgcgcaggtgcatcaggaaggtgagcgctgaagccagttgttaatcaggcgatcctagacggtcaaaaaaccgttggcgcccattggtgcgtggcaaaaaaagggcgcgcagatgtgcgctggaaaagaagaaagctggcgcacaaaGGACAGAAGagaaggtgagcgctggcgagcaggaggaagatctacggcaagactcagctaccggagatcgtggtccacagcaggcgaaagctagatcgctactgatggtagTCAGGGGAACTGACAAgcgtggcgatcgttgacgcgtaggaaatcgctggcgagcaggtgaacgttgacgcgtctaaggtcgctggcgagctgatgatcgctgacgagaagaaggcaacgcgtggaagcctgcgcatagaagaagagtccttgacccagacctgaaccgaagttctagatcgcgagggcgaacgtgggcacacaggacgcgtaacaggaaccaacaggaacagcagagatgatcatcatgagagcgctgacgaacaggagagcgctggcgaacaggagagcgctggcgaacaggagagcgctagcgatcaggaaacgctgatgagcaggagagcgcctgtgcgctaacactaagCAGGAGccggagagaacacagcagaagggcgcgcaggggaaccctgatacgcaagggaagaacccctgtgggaggcaaccctttgccccgaagggatcgttgtctgtcgggagacagatgtccatcggaagaccgttgcctgtccgccgggagactgatgtccgttggaagaccgttgtccgtcaggaagaccgttgcccgtcggaagacgagatcagactgctgtccatctgcaccagggcggaagatcaagaagaaggagttgtagggtgcaaacggagattcaaaaaggcgcctcttagcacccttatagggagatgagaggcccttacgacgaggcggacggtgagccttacggcgaaggaggccaacagcaacagcagcagaagaaacctccgaagaggagtctctatgagggtactctctcgcgaacgaaagagaaccacttcgtagaagagactggtcagccagtgacctaaaaggagctcctccgaagaggggctcctgcagttgcccagccccttgagcgaaactgcaggtgtgaccg
Proteins encoded in this window:
- the LOC137628892 gene encoding FAST kinase domain-containing protein 4 isoform X2, whose product is MLRNSCGIAALFLGRSKFRLQCLKTEIAPLTYAALATTTQNAQAEDPPVDEKYGLNHTDVSTVIQSGIEGGSSAKAYQAIQVLTEWVEVKKVDFKNDIEKHENFGSLLTLLERESQLTNPTIVLNGLKNLHKLGLSDDAYVIQCAENHLLWNVRKVSIPVLLSILRFQVQHQKTELQQKVFKETVDTVQRRWVEIKGSREIQSIYSLHESFSMDFLGRLDDRTIELAEEMSYAELCGIFCALGTVKRRATPVLRALAFHMAKQEDKLPPKQLSNILFAMHSLSFPDQVLLEKIGKDLVPQVSSITRPPIIGAILFCMGQMRWRQQSLLEVISEWVENNADACRINDLVSLVLTLACVAYTPTNVESLFPKIVSKLDNSSIARETVWLDVVWSLALLGRATNDHVSSVLHPSFVSKTRSVAQHLRMGIKLKLLNINAVARFLMPSYDGPYLETADFKDVIITQSRNELLLSKHVQSMLHNFLPPPKYIQENIQTPLGVFVDCELAVDQKGKPIPIQDYSDNFGEKKSVKPLPEGATKMTMFVWDYKDYTIGSQELTGVNQLAVQLMEKIGYKIVQVPYFEYNMRGKTIKNIQYLENKIKAVAGVL
- the LOC137628892 gene encoding FAST kinase domain-containing protein 4 isoform X1, giving the protein MLRNSCGIAALFLGRSKFRLQCLKTEIAPLTYAALATTTQNAQAEDPPVDEKYGLNHTDVSTVIQSGIEGGSSAKAYQAIQVLTEWVEVKKVDFKNDIEKHENFGSLLTLLERESQLTNPTIVLNGLKNLHKLGLSDDAYVIQSMEYALFRTVGRRWVIYLRSSSQCAENHLLWNVRKVSIPVLLSILRFQVQHQKTELQQKVFKETVDTVQRRWVEIKGSREIQSIYSLHESFSMDFLGRLDDRTIELAEEMSYAELCGIFCALGTVKRRATPVLRALAFHMAKQEDKLPPKQLSNILFAMHSLSFPDQVLLEKIGKDLVPQVSSITRPPIIGAILFCMGQMRWRQQSLLEVISEWVENNADACRINDLVSLVLTLACVAYTPTNVESLFPKIVSKLDNSSIARETVWLDVVWSLALLGRATNDHVSSVLHPSFVSKTRSVAQHLRMGIKLKLLNINAVARFLMPSYDGPYLETADFKDVIITQSRNELLLSKHVQSMLHNFLPPPKYIQENIQTPLGVFVDCELAVDQKGKPIPIQDYSDNFGEKKSVKPLPEGATKMTMFVWDYKDYTIGSQELTGVNQLAVQLMEKIGYKIVQVPYFEYNMRGKTIKNIQYLENKIKAVAGVL